TCCCCACAGGCATTGCAGAGCTTCCTAGAAATACTAGTCATAAGCATAGCTATATATTATAAGTCCCTCCCCACCCTAAAAGGCGGGGTTTGCCAGTTGTTTTGCCAAGGAGAGGCAGAAGAGATAGGCCTAGGATTAAGAGGAGGTTGTCTATATGGTATGGAGATCTTATGGGATGTTTAGAGCGGAATTTCATCCCAGTTCAATAGCCTTACTAGATCCCCATGTCTAGGTGTTCTTCTTCTAAAGCCCTCTAGATATCCCTTTTCCTCTGCTAATCTATATATATATGCTGAGAACGCGGGAGCCCCAGTGGCCCCTGGCGAGTTGTAGTTAGCTATATGAATGCTTCTACCCCCCATCAACACTATGGGATCCGATACCAAGCCTTCAGAGCCTATTACCTGGCTTCTTATACCCCCTGGGATCCTCTCTATAAGCATTGAGGGTTTAAGTCTTGGGATGAACCTCGCAACTCTATATGCCATAGCCCTTTTCGATATACTGCTCCTCCACTCGGCAATAGCAAGTGATAGGAACTCTCTGCTATATAGAAGCCTTAGCTTGGGTGTGATGGGTTTTCTAAATAGAAACAACCGGATATCCCTGGGGCTTGTGGCCAGCCCTCTATATGCGTAGGGGCTTAGAACAGGCACCGCGTTTGGGCCGACATCGCTTTGCCAGTTATGCCTCACTATATAATGGGGATCTAGGAATGGGAAGCCCTTATGCCTCGGAACGCTATAGATGTTCCTCCTAATCCTAAGCCCTGAGGAGGGATCTACACGCCAGTAATCACCTCTGAAATATAGCACTGAATATTCTCTTCCAAGGCCTATCTGTTTTGCTAAATCTAGTGATTCGCCGCCGGCAGCGTTGATCATTAGTTTGCTCCTCACACTATAAACCCTATCCCCAGAGGCTATTTGGATCTCTACACCGTCTGTCTCAGATACCCTTATAACCCTGGAGCTGCCGAGGAATCTAGCACCATTAGAGATGCTGAGCTCCACAAGCTTCTTAGCATATGCCCCGTAATCCACAGATGCCTCGCTATTTATTAAAAGGGCCCCCTTACACCTCACCTCAGGCTCTATCCTCGAAACCTCTTCAGACCCTAGAAGCTCCATCTCCCTCCTATCCATACCATTCTCCTCACCCCATCTGATGTACTTATCAAGCTCCGAGAGATCTTCATCCTCAACCGCCACCTTTAGGGTTCCAACCTGGTTCCACGGAAGACCATAGATCCTCGAGAAGGTCTTCCAAAAAACATACGATTCATTCGAGGCCCAGGCGGAGAGCCTCCTCCTCCTAGGATCTAGGTGGAATGGCCTATGTATCACACCGGTATTCCTCGAGCTAGCATGTAGAGCTGGCTCCCGCTCCCTATCTATAATAGCTATTCTAGCATCTAGATATTCTGAGAGCCAGAAGGCTATCGAGGCACCTAGGATCCCTGCGCCAATAACCACTATATCGAAAACCCTCTCACCCAATTAACATCCCTTTCTCTCAATCCTACTTTCAATATCTATAATAGACACTCTAGCCTTAAATAGGTGTTTAAGGAGATATAGGGGTCACAGCACCTTCTAAAGCATATACTATTAAATAACACTATATCTGTGATGGGAGAGATTGAGAATAGCGATATGGGCTGGAGCAGTGGTTAGAGGTGGTGAGCCTGAGATAGTGCGTGAGAGGACAATATTTATTGAGGAGGGGGTTATAGCGGGGATATACAATGGCTATGCGGTGGATAGTAGTGTTGACATGGTTATAGATCTTAGGGAGGGAATAGCCCTCCCACCCCTTGTAAATCTCCACGCCCACACAGCTGACATGGGGTTTATGGAGCTAGCATCTGATCTAGATATAGATAGTATTGTTGGAGAGCCATATGGCGCTAAGTATATAGCTTTGAGGGCTAGGTGGAAGGAGATCCCTAGGTATATATTGAGGTTTCTAGAGACACAGATAGAGGCTGGCGTGGGGTATGTTGCGGACTTCAGAGAAGGGGGTGAGGAGGGTGTTTTACAGGGGCTCGAGGGTAGCAAGGGTTTCGAGGGGGTATATATACCTATGGCTATGCCTCTCAGCATCGGCTCCGAATCGCTTGGAAGAGAGGTCGAGAATCTTCTGAGGATAACAAGGTGGATAGGGGTTTCATCACCCCACTACTATGGAGAGGATCAGCTTAGGGTTATAGATGATATTGCAAAGAGGCTCGGAGGATATATAGCATCGCATATAGCAGAAACCGAGGAGACGAGGGGCGAGGGTGATTATGAGATGATAAGGGGTCTTGAGAGGCTGAGACTAGTGATCCACGGGGTCTATCTAGGCTATGAGGAGCTCTCAGAGCTGGCATCGAGGGACGTGGGCCTCGCTATATGTCCTAGGAGCAACATGTGGTTCTCAAGACCGCCAAGCATTAAGAAGATCCTGGACTCGGGGATCAAATTCGGGATCGGGAGTGATAATGGGGGATGGGTGAAACCAGATCTATGGCGTGATATGGAGGCGCTAATCCTTATAGCAAGGCAGCAGGGGATAGATATAGATCCCATGAGGATTATAAGAGCCGCAACCATAGAGGGGGGAGAGATCCTGGGGTATAGAAACTATATAGAAGAGGGTGTTGAGGCAAATATAATTGGTATTAAATCCCCCTGGATAGATCTTAGATACGTGGCTAACATACCCTATGCCATTATTAAAAGGGGAGGGCCTGAGAGCATTAGAATATCAATTATAGGGGGAAAACCCATTAGGATCGATAAGGAGGTGATATACACACACCGATAGGCTTTATAAAACATGCTTATTAAATAGCTATCAACTATATCTAGGGTCTCTCAATGG
The sequence above is a segment of the Sulfolobales archaeon genome. Coding sequences within it:
- a CDS encoding FAD-dependent oxidoreductase gives rise to the protein MGERVFDIVVIGAGILGASIAFWLSEYLDARIAIIDREREPALHASSRNTGVIHRPFHLDPRRRRLSAWASNESYVFWKTFSRIYGLPWNQVGTLKVAVEDEDLSELDKYIRWGEENGMDRREMELLGSEEVSRIEPEVRCKGALLINSEASVDYGAYAKKLVELSISNGARFLGSSRVIRVSETDGVEIQIASGDRVYSVRSKLMINAAGGESLDLAKQIGLGREYSVLYFRGDYWRVDPSSGLRIRRNIYSVPRHKGFPFLDPHYIVRHNWQSDVGPNAVPVLSPYAYRGLATSPRDIRLFLFRKPITPKLRLLYSREFLSLAIAEWRSSISKRAMAYRVARFIPRLKPSMLIERIPGGIRSQVIGSEGLVSDPIVLMGGRSIHIANYNSPGATGAPAFSAYIYRLAEEKGYLEGFRRRTPRHGDLVRLLNWDEIPL
- a CDS encoding amidohydrolase family protein, which translates into the protein MRIAIWAGAVVRGGEPEIVRERTIFIEEGVIAGIYNGYAVDSSVDMVIDLREGIALPPLVNLHAHTADMGFMELASDLDIDSIVGEPYGAKYIALRARWKEIPRYILRFLETQIEAGVGYVADFREGGEEGVLQGLEGSKGFEGVYIPMAMPLSIGSESLGREVENLLRITRWIGVSSPHYYGEDQLRVIDDIAKRLGGYIASHIAETEETRGEGDYEMIRGLERLRLVIHGVYLGYEELSELASRDVGLAICPRSNMWFSRPPSIKKILDSGIKFGIGSDNGGWVKPDLWRDMEALILIARQQGIDIDPMRIIRAATIEGGEILGYRNYIEEGVEANIIGIKSPWIDLRYVANIPYAIIKRGGPESIRISIIGGKPIRIDKEVIYTHR